A single region of the Bacteroides luhongzhouii genome encodes:
- a CDS encoding acetyl-CoA carboxylase biotin carboxyl carrier protein subunit: MEIHIGNRVAEIELVNKEDNKVVLTIDGKTFEADVVMAENGTCNILMDGRSSNAQLIRRDNGKSYKVNTHYSSFNVEIVDSQAKYLRMRKKGEEEQNDCIISPMPGKVVKIPVVTGQEMKAGDTAIVIEAMKMQSNYKVTSDCRIKEILVQEGDNITGDQTLITLEPIA, from the coding sequence ATGGAAATTCATATAGGAAACCGTGTGGCCGAAATAGAACTGGTCAACAAGGAAGATAATAAGGTAGTGCTCACCATTGATGGAAAAACGTTTGAAGCAGACGTAGTGATGGCAGAAAACGGCACTTGCAACATCTTGATGGATGGACGCAGTTCGAACGCACAGCTGATTCGCCGTGATAACGGAAAAAGTTATAAAGTGAATACGCATTATAGCAGTTTCAATGTAGAAATAGTGGACAGCCAAGCGAAATATCTGCGTATGCGCAAGAAAGGGGAAGAAGAACAGAATGACTGTATCATTTCTCCGATGCCGGGCAAAGTAGTGAAAATACCTGTGGTAACCGGTCAGGAAATGAAAGCTGGAGATACCGCTATCGTTATCGAAGCCATGAAGATGCAAAGCAACTACAAAGTGACTTCAGACTGCCGCATTAAAGAAATTCTGGTTCAGGAAGGTGATAACATAACCGGCGACCAGACATTAATAACATTAGAACCGATTGCATAA